From the genome of Acidimicrobiales bacterium:
GCGAGGCCGGGGTGCCGGTCACGCCCGCCGCCGGGCGCAGCGGGGTGTGCGGCGGCAGCATCCCCGTCAGCGGCGGGGTGGTCCTCGACCTGCAGGCCCTGGCCGGCATCCGCGCCGTCGACGACCACTCGCTCCTGGTGACGGTCGGGGCCGGCACCTACGGCCACCACCTCGAGGCCGAGCTGCGCTCCCGCCACGGGGTGACCCTGGGGCACTGGCCCCAGTCGGTCGAGCTGTCGACGGTGGGCGGCTGGCTGGCGTGCCGGTCCGCCGGCCAGTACTCGACCCGCTACGGGAAGATCGAGGACATGGTCGTCGGGCTCGAGGCGGTGACCGCCGACGGCCGGGTGTGGCGCACGGGTGGCCGGGGACCGCGCACCGCGACCGGGCCCGACCTCACCCAGCTGATCGTCGGCTCGGAGGGCACGCTGGCCGTCATCACCGAAGCCGAGCTGCGCGTGCATCCCGTCCCCGCCGCCGAGAGGCGCTCGGCTTGGGCCTTCCCCGACTTCGCGTCGGGGCTCGAGGTGTGCCGGCGGGTGATGCGACGCGGCGCCACCCCCGCCGTCCTCCGTCTGTATGACGCCGTCGAGTCGGCGCGCAGCTTCGAGGTCGAGGGGCGCGCCGTGCTGATCGTGCTCGACGAGGGTGACCCGGTGCTGGTGGACGCCGTCGTCCAGGTGGTGGCCGAGGAGTGCGCCGGCGCGGCCCGGCTCGACGACGGCCTGGTGCAGCGCTGGCTCGACCACCGCAACGACGTCTCCGCCCTCGGCGCCCTGGTGCAGCGGGGCTTCGTGGTCGACACCGCCGAGGTGGCCGGTAGATGGGCGGTGCTGGCCGGGCTGTACGACGACGTGACCACCGCCCTCGGCGCCGTCGACGGCACCCTCGTCGCGTCG
Proteins encoded in this window:
- a CDS encoding FAD-binding oxidoreductase translates to MSAATGGTVPVPLPADLSGGPRLTAGWIAADDRLVERLRSVCPVDTDARECAEWGRDWWPLALRWAAAGQVPARAAAVARPADTSHVAAVLAACSEAGVPVTPAAGRSGVCGGSIPVSGGVVLDLQALAGIRAVDDHSLLVTVGAGTYGHHLEAELRSRHGVTLGHWPQSVELSTVGGWLACRSAGQYSTRYGKIEDMVVGLEAVTADGRVWRTGGRGPRTATGPDLTQLIVGSEGTLAVITEAELRVHPVPAAERRSAWAFPDFASGLEVCRRVMRRGATPAVLRLYDAVESARSFEVEGRAVLIVLDEGDPVLVDAVVQVVAEECAGAARLDDGLVQRWLDHRNDVSALGALVQRGFVVDTAEVAGRWAVLAGLYDDVTTALGAVDGTLVASAHQSHAYSDGACLYFTFVARPPAEADADWGDRYYRAAWDAVMGAVVAAGAAVSHHHGIGLLRADALRRSLGPTHELLATLKGALDPSGVLNPGKLGLPSPFGSPA